Sequence from the Microbispora sp. ZYX-F-249 genome:
TCCTGATGCGCGGCGTGCGGGCGCCCGGGCTGCCGCCGCTGCCGGGGCTGTCGCGCTTCCCCGAGACCAACGTGCGCACCTACGCGCGGGACGCCCGGGGGCGCGGCGGCCTGTGGTTCCTGTCACTGGACGCAGGGAACCTGCCCGCCGTGCTGGGCGCCCGGGCCGCGTACGGGCTGCCGTACTACTGGTCGGACATGTCCGTGACCGGCGAGGGGGCGCGGCGCCGTTACCGCTGCGCGCGCCGGTGGCCGGACCCCTCCGGGGCGCGGTGCGACGCCGACGTCGACCTCGGGGCCGTGCTGAGCGAGGCCGAGCGGGACGGGCTCGCGGACTTCCTCGTCGAGCGGTACCGGCTCTTCACGGTCGTCGCGGGTCGCCTGGTGACGGCGCAGGTGGAACACCCGCGCTGGCCTCTCCACCGGGCCCGGGTGTCCGGGCTGACGCAGGGCCTGCTCGAGGCGGCAGGACTGCCCGCGCCCGACCACGATCCGCTCGTCCACGCGTCTCCCGGCGTGCCC
This genomic interval carries:
- a CDS encoding YqjF family protein gives rise to the protein MVSATAGRVERPVMYHHWSDITFIHWRYPPELVQAFLPDGLTVDTYEGAAYVGLTPFLMRGVRAPGLPPLPGLSRFPETNVRTYARDARGRGGLWFLSLDAGNLPAVLGARAAYGLPYYWSDMSVTGEGARRRYRCARRWPDPSGARCDADVDLGAVLSEAERDGLADFLVERYRLFTVVAGRLVTAQVEHPRWPLHRARVSGLTQGLLEAAGLPAPDHDPLVHASPGVPVRVGMWRPADRQRTAASSRSAARIPFSVSGASTRGQWPALPPGAGQARGSSKRSR